Genomic window (Candidatus Omnitrophota bacterium):
GTATCAGACTTCTGCTTTTTTTTCTTTACCGCCGAGTTGTCCAGGTATATTTTAGCAAGATGCTCGTAAATATCTTTTTTTTCCATAATTATCTAAATATAGCATAAAACATCTTGCCTGTCAAGCGGTTGTAGCTGTGCGATAATCACAGAAAATGCGGTATTTTAACGCCTTACGGGACAATCGGCCTGCTGAGATATTCCGGGATTTCTTTGTCCAAAAGGCTGTATAAATTAGCCAGATGCATACGGAATAAGCGGTCAAAATAACCCGGATAATCCTCCCCTGCCCACCAGAACCAATCGCTGCCTTCCAGGATCTGCATCTGTTTTATTGCCATATCGGTCAAAGCCTTGCCTTCGGATTTGCAGCGCTCCATCTCTTGCCTGGCCAGGGCCAGGCATTCCCAGGCCTTGTTCTTATAAGGATTATTTATCCATTTGGAGAACTCGCCGTAGATCCACGAGCCGGCGGCCAGGCGCTCGATCTTTTTGACGGTTGAGTGGCTGTTCAGGTATTCATTGACCGTAGTGGTCTTCAGGAATTTTGCTTCGCTCAAACGCCGATATAACAGCTCTAAGAAATCGTGCCCGTCATTAGCGAAATACTCCCAGGCGTTCTCCCCGTCCATTGCCACGGTCACCAGCACGTCTTTTCCCTTAAAAGCCTCGGCGGTGTTCTCAAGGTGTTTCATAAAATCCTCGACCGCGTCAGCCGCCTTCCAGTTGGCGTAGGTGAAACCGATCAAGTCGGAAAGGTTGCGGTCGCGAAAAACAATGTTCAGGCTGCCGTCCTTGCGGTCTAAGGAATACGGCTGGTATAGCGCGCGGGTATCCCTCTTCTTTTTCTTCAACGATTTGAACAATATGGCCTCATCCGCCAGTATCCACTTAATGCCGGACTGGATAATGAACGGGAGTATATGCTCGGAAACCGCCATCTCCGAAGGCCACATCCCTATGGGAGCCCGGCCGAATTTATCCTTATAGAATTTTACCGCGCTGTCGATCTGCAGCCTGGCGTCCTCTGGAAAAGAAAAATTAACCCCCGGCACAGTGCTTTTGGGGTTAGCCTCTTTGGCGATCCGGGTATTGCACAATAGCGGAAGTATCGGATGGTAATACGGGCTTAAAACCACCTCGATCTGCCCCTGCGCCATAGAATCCTTATACGCGGGCAGGATCGCTTCCAGGATATCGATCTGCTTTTCCAGGACGATCCGCTTGTCTTCCTCGGTAAAAAACCTGGCCTTTTCGGCAACCTGCCGCAACTCCGGGATATCCTGGCGGAAACACGGATCGATCCAGGCAAGGTTGAACCAGACCTGCAGGTCCAAATAATCCTGAGTATTGAACAACCGATTAGCCTTCTTATTAAGGTATAGCTCGTAATAACGCGGATGCGTGGCGATCACCTTATCGCGGTTGATCATAAAAAAATTGTTCAGGATAAAACCTTTGTCCTGGCCGTTAAGCTCCTGCGCCGGCTTATAGGAAAGCTCCAGAAACTTGTCTTTTACCAGGCCGTTGGTATAATCCTCAACCTGCTCGAATAAAGACGGGACGACATTTATGGTCTGGCGTATAAGCGGAAAATCCTTAAGCATGCTGACCATATCCAGGTAATCCTTGGTCCCGTGCAAACGGACCCAGGGCAGGTCAGCCTGATCGGTCAGCAGGTTCTTGTAATACGGCTGGTGCATGTGGTAAATAAAGGCAAGATAAAGCATATGGCGGTATTTATGAAAACGGGTTAATTAAAAACCCCTGGGAGATCGCTCTCCCAGGGGCTGTTTATTTCACTGTTTGCGGCAATGACTTAGAATGCAACCCTCATCGAACCGATGACGCTGGTGGCAGTCTCTTCATTGACCGAGCTGAATGCATCGCCCGGCATAAACATCGCATAGGTCAGACCCAACTGAACATCTTCAGTATAGTCATAAACTACGCCCAGGTCGATTTCGTCGCCTAAGTCTTTCTTATCAGTCATGGTATATGTGGCGCCGGTACCAGGGCTGGCCCAGGTTTCAGTGTCATAATACTTTTCAACTACCTGGAAATTAGCATACCGCAGTTTCAGGGTAACATCATCCTTGGGTTTGGCTAAAAGGCTTCCACCAATAACGCTGACATTCGTGTTGGGGAAGATCAAGTTCGCCAATTCCGCAGGCGTCAGATCCTCAAACAACGGGTTCCACTGTCCGGATAAGCGGCCATAATCCATACCCAGCTTCGGCTTCCAAACCACATCCTCGAACAAATAGCTGGCGCATAAACTGATGGCGCTATCGCTTCCCTGCTGGCGTTTTTTATCCGCTTTAGCGGTTTCCGAATCCTGGAATACAAATTCGCCTTCCAGGCTCAGGTTCTCGATCGGCGTAGAAGTGAGCCTTATGCCGTAATTCGCGACATTGGCCTTGGTCTCTCTCTGACGATATAACAGATAGGTCGCTTCCGCGATGGTATCCTTTACGCCTGTGTCATAAGCGGCGTTGATCACATACGCGTTAACGTCATCTTTCATAGCATTAACATCAGTGCCGATGCTGCCCTTGATATAACCGGCAGTAACCGTCAAAGGATCGTAATCCAAAACACCCACGATCGCGTCAAACGACTTGCGGGCGCTCAGGTCCCTTAAACCGGCAACATTCAAACCGCTGGTAGTGGAAACATTCTGATTGGTATCAGGATCGCCGATCAACAAACCGGAGCCTATCCTGACATTCTGACGGCCGACTTTTAATGTCAGAGGAACGTTCGTAGTATCCTTCAAGAAATCCTTCAAGGTTACGTACGCTTCGTCAATAGTTATGTCGCTATCAGAGTTAACAGAGCCACCTGACGTATTTTCGTTAGTGCTTGACCAGAGTCTCTCATTCAAGAGCCTGACCGTAGCGTCAACGTTGTCAGTAAGATTAGCTTCGATCTTCACCCGGGTAATCGTGGCGAAATCGCTGATAGAATTGCTGGCTTTTTGAAAATCCAGGTTCTGGCGATCAACCCAGACGGTGGTGATATCTCCGCCGATCTTGACATTCTGGACTTCTG
Coding sequences:
- a CDS encoding glycoside hydrolase family 57 protein, with the translated sequence MLYLAFIYHMHQPYYKNLLTDQADLPWVRLHGTKDYLDMVSMLKDFPLIRQTINVVPSLFEQVEDYTNGLVKDKFLELSYKPAQELNGQDKGFILNNFFMINRDKVIATHPRYYELYLNKKANRLFNTQDYLDLQVWFNLAWIDPCFRQDIPELRQVAEKARFFTEEDKRIVLEKQIDILEAILPAYKDSMAQGQIEVVLSPYYHPILPLLCNTRIAKEANPKSTVPGVNFSFPEDARLQIDSAVKFYKDKFGRAPIGMWPSEMAVSEHILPFIIQSGIKWILADEAILFKSLKKKKRDTRALYQPYSLDRKDGSLNIVFRDRNLSDLIGFTYANWKAADAVEDFMKHLENTAEAFKGKDVLVTVAMDGENAWEYFANDGHDFLELLYRRLSEAKFLKTTTVNEYLNSHSTVKKIERLAAGSWIYGEFSKWINNPYKNKAWECLALARQEMERCKSEGKALTDMAIKQMQILEGSDWFWWAGEDYPGYFDRLFRMHLANLYSLLDKEIPEYLSRPIVP
- a CDS encoding alginate export family protein, producing the protein MSKKILVLALAFVVGITVAAFAEVQNVKIGGDITTVWVDRQNLDFQKASNSISDFATITRVKIEANLTDNVDATVRLLNERLWSSTNENTSGGSVNSDSDITIDEAYVTLKDFLKDTTNVPLTLKVGRQNVRIGSGLLIGDPDTNQNVSTTSGLNVAGLRDLSARKSFDAIVGVLDYDPLTVTAGYIKGSIGTDVNAMKDDVNAYVINAAYDTGVKDTIAEATYLLYRQRETKANVANYGIRLTSTPIENLSLEGEFVFQDSETAKADKKRQQGSDSAISLCASYLFEDVVWKPKLGMDYGRLSGQWNPLFEDLTPAELANLIFPNTNVSVIGGSLLAKPKDDVTLKLRYANFQVVEKYYDTETWASPGTGATYTMTDKKDLGDEIDLGVVYDYTEDVQLGLTYAMFMPGDAFSSVNEETATSVIGSMRVAF